A single window of Larimichthys crocea isolate SSNF chromosome XII, L_crocea_2.0, whole genome shotgun sequence DNA harbors:
- the gpatch8 gene encoding G patch domain-containing protein 8 isoform X2 yields the protein MQGRTDPVPIILKYDVMGMGRMEMELDYAEDATEKRRVLEVEKEDTEELRQKYKDQMEKEKAIAKALEDLRANFYCELCDKQYTKHQEFDNHINSYDHAHKQRLKELKQREFARNVSSRSRKGGKKQEKMLRRLHELAEQRKQQDRTPGSGPMFKTTTVAVDGEKGEDGDNMMTPENTALTDGAPDGSPSDKTTGPASPKPGPTISFSLGKSTSSSPTPSGASKVSVSFSFAKKAPVKLETAAAVFADHGEEAMEEEEGQEVEKAGAQEETSGCSTDSPRGGEGGGEGGEVISVAGVEEAQQSDDGGSLASTLNKLKMMMKKEEGYAGQEPQYYHYVPPAHCRVKPHFQFLLFMKATEQCQSKEEEDEQEGQEEKKVEDSCEQTEPPNITECKDEKEHGNVTLTPDPEPAPPSPKVKSEDSSLCAADTASIVPTSPTQKAENIQDTVCTLDSNSGPKIATGPFFPVLSKDESTTLQWPSELLEFTKTQPSLSYSCNPLYFDFKLSRNKGARGGKGAKSPKPCEESDDKGQEIAASTAEVDTTTKPGTSTDKDKPMIKGELGHLEGDEQKPATGSSSTKKKKKKKKHKKSAKHSKRKGKEKGAKEDAEGETEATQEKPKKKKKHKRKKSKNKAPDQDEATGDAGEKAKPKSEDKAVASSVQLTTGGGGATGNTGAELGKRKRTTKEVPCKSGAEEGGAGKGADKSNSSEEHSGTKRQKTDSSAPQSASCSTSAQKSPGPGRPPSSESEEEGGSKTQRSRHHRSSPREQRRHHSEESRRSCSRSSRRGDRRGSSRRRHRGQNSRSHSYSSSSERSSAGSSAYSHRSRSYSDSYSDYSTEGRRRRHSKRSSDSEYERRGSRGRRRSRRHQYSSSSSEDSRSRSRSYSRRKRHRRHHRSSSRSSSSWSRSTSARSWRRSYSRSHSSASRSSSSTKGSPRRRGPRGRADSDTHRRDFIRSRIYRSQSPRSSSSRGLNRNTHSSSSQALRPGGSRDAGEQKNTLTARQLLEKVQSKKSSDDSATGTKSGIKIKDPPQGYFGPKLPPTLGNKAMLPLFGKLQAGKKPLIPLTRPDEGEKSGAGKGSETEAEVILVEPIREFPPPPPPPAPPVQKVEEAPQSTVVQEETPQPNTEAQMHQEPRPLFEQEPSIMMPQYQGEAGQDPSQNPMMEALMPEMQQQQPPMHAYPGYPPPNLEEDGMEAEEDGLAPLESQPITFTPEEMEKYSKLQQAAQQHIQQQLLAKQVKTFPNAAAAAAAAAAAAANLAPAPPPPALQQIHIQQPTVSVASGTSITTVQHAILQHHAATAAAMGIHPAHPHHPHPAHAQLAQVHHIPQHHLTPISLSPLGHSLGHSLGHSLGHAGLIPAHPTAFLSGQPIHIIPASALHHTPLALHHVPHAALYPTLFTPRPSQAAAAAALQLHPLLHPIFSGQDLQHPPNHGS from the exons GGCGCACCGACCCTGTGCCCATCATCCTCAAATATGATGTCATGGGGATGGGACGGATGGAGATGGAG CTGGACTATGCAGAGGATgccacagagaagagaagagtgctcgaggtggagaaggaggacaCAGAAGAACTGCGGCAAAAATACAAG GACCAGATGGAAAAGGAGAAAGCTATTGCAAAGGCTCTGGAAGACCTGAGAGCCAATTTCTACTGTGAGCTATGTGACAAACAATACACGAAACACCAGGAGTTTGACAACCACATTAACTCCTATGACCACGCTCACAAGCAG AGGCTTAAAgagctgaagcagagagagTTTGCTCGTAATGTGTCATCACGTTCCCGGAAAGGTGGAAAGAAGCAGGAAAAGATGTTGCGCCGATTGCATGAGCTGGCTGAGCAGAGGAAACAACAGGACCG GACTCCAGGAAGTGGACCCATGTTCAAAACTACCACAGTGGCCGTGGATGGAGAGAAGGGAGAAGATGGCGACAACATGATGACGCCTGAAAACACTGCTTTGACAGACGGTGCCCCAGATGGATCGCCGTCAGATAAAACAACTGGCCCAGCCTCCCCAAAGCCAGGTCCAACTATCAGCTTCTCTCTGGGGAagagcacctcctcctccccaacCCCTAGTGGCGCATCCAAAGTCAGTGTATCCTTCTCTTTTGCCAAGAAAGCCCCAGTAAAGCTGGAGACAGCGGCAGCAGTGTTTGCCGATCACGGAGAGGAGGctatggaggaagaggagggccAGGAGGTAGAAAAGGCTGGAGCACAAGAGGAGACATCtggctgcagcacagacagccCTCGgggaggtgagggagggggtgaaggaggagaggtgaTTAGCGTGGCAGGGGTGGAAGAGGCGCAACAGTCTGATGACGGAGGCTCTCTAGCGTCCACTCTCAACAaactgaagatgatgatgaaaaaagaggaaggataTGCTGGACAGGAGCCTCAGTACTATCACTACGTTCCTCCAGCTCACTGCCGGGTGAAGCCTCACTTCCAGTTTTTGCTGTTTATGAAGGCTACTGAGCAATGTCagagcaaagaggaagaagatgagcaGGAGGggcaagaggagaaaaaggtCGAAGATAGTTGTGAACAGACGGAGCCGCCCAACATTACAGAGTGCAAGGATGAAAAGGAACACGGTAATGTCACTTTAACTCCTGACCCAGAGCCAGCTCCTCCATCACCTAAAGTGAAGTCGGAGGATTCCTCTCTGTGTGCAGCAGATACAGCTTCCATCGTACCCACTTCCCCTACGCAAAAGGCAGAGAACATACAGGATACTGTGTGCACACTGGATTCCAACTCGGGTCCTAAAATCGCCACAGGTCCCTTTTTCCCAGTTCTGAGCAAGGATGAGAGCACAACCCTTCAGTGGCCCTCTGAGCTCCTCGAATTTACAAAAACCCAGCCTTCTCTGTCTTACAGCTGCAACCCCCTCTACTTTGACTTCAAGCTGTCTCGCAACAAAGGAGCACGTGGAGGGAAAGGTGCAAAGTCCCCTAAGCCTTGTGAAGAGTCTGATGACAAGGGGCAAGAGATCGCTGCCTCAACAGCTGAAGTAGACACAACTACTAAACCTGGGACCAgcactgacaaagacaaaccaaTGATAAAAGGAGAGCTCGGCCACTTAGAAGGTGACGAACAAAAGCCTGCAACCGGCAGCAGTAgtaccaagaaaaaaaagaaaaagaagaagcataaGAAGTCTGCGAAGCACTCAAAAcgcaaaggaaaagaaaaaggagcaaAAGAAGATGCGGAGGGAGAGACTGAGGCGACACAAGAGAAgcccaaaaagaagaaaaaacacaaacgcaagaaaagcaaaaacaaagctCCAGATCAAGATGAGGCAACAGGTGATGCAGGGGAAAAGGCAAAACCAAAGTCGGAAGATAAAGCTGTTGCTTCTTCTGTTCAGCTGACAACCGGAGGAGGAGGGGCTACAGGAAATACAGGAGCAGAACTGGGGAAGAGGAAACGTACTACGAAGGAAGTGCCTTGCAAGTCtggagcagaggaaggaggggcCGGAAAAGGCGCTGACAAGTCCAACTCCTCAGAGGAGCATAGTGGCACCAAGCGACAAAAGACTGACTCCAGTGCACCTCAAAGTGCCTCCTGCTCCACTTCAGCCCAAAAAAGTCCTGGTCCTGGTAGACCTCCcagcagtgagagtgaagaaGAAGGGGGCTCCAAGACCCAACGGTCACGTCATCATAGGTCAAGTCCTCGGGAACAACGCCGCCACCATAGTGAGGAATCGAGGCGGTCCTGCAGCCGTTCTTCAAGACGGGGGGATAGACGGGGCAGTAGTCGTCGGCGCCATCGTGGCCAAAACTCCCGTAGTCACTCCTACTCCAGCAGCTCTGAGCGTTCCTCAGCAGGCAGCAGCGCCTACAGCCACCGCAGCCGCAGCTACTCAGACAGCTACAGTGACTACAGCACAGAGGGTCGCAGACGGAGGCACTCCAAGCGTTCGTCAGACTCCGAGTATGAGCGGAGGGGAAGCCGAGGACGTAGACGATCCAGGAGACATCAgtactcctcttcctcctctgaagACTCCCGCTCACGTTCACGCAGCTACAGCCGCAGAAAGAGGCACCGGCGGCACCATAGGAGCAGCTCAAGGAGCTCTAGTAGCTGGAGCCGCAGCACCAGTGCAAGATCCTGGAGGCGTAGCTATAGCCGTAGCCACAGTTCCGCCAGTCGCTCATCCAGTTCCACCAAAGGTTCCCCTCGCCGACGAGGTCCCAGGGGTCGAGCGGACAGCGACACACACCGCAGAGACTTCATCCGCTCTCGCATCTACCGCTCCCAGTCCCCACGGTCATCTTCATCACGAGGCCTTAACCGCAACACCCATTCATCCAGCTCACAGGCTCTGAGGCCAGGGGGGTCCCGAGATGCAGgtgaacagaaaaacacccTTACTGCACGCCAGTTGCTGGAGAAGGTTCAGTCTAAAAAAAGCTCTGATGATTCTGCCACAGGAACAAAATCTGGGATTAAGATTAAGGACCCACCACAGGGCTACTTTGGTCCCAAACTACCCCCGACCCTAGGAAACAAAGCCATGCTGCCACTTTTTGGGAAGCTGCAGGCAGGGAAGAAACCACTGATTCCCCTAACAAGACCCGATGAGGGGGAGAAATCAGGAGCTGGCAAGGGCTCTGAGACTGAGGCCGAGGTTATCCTGGTAGAGCCTATAAGGGAGTTCCCCCCTCCGCCaccacctccagctccaccagTCCAGAAGGTTGAGGAGGCGCCACAAAGCACAGTCGTCCAAGAGGAGACGCCGCAACCCAATACAGAAGCCCAGATGCATCAAGAACCCCGGCCGCTGTTTGAACAGGAGCCTTCCATAATGATGCCCCAGTACCAAGGAGAAGCAGGACAGGACCCTTCTCAGAACCCCATGATGGAAGCCCTCATGCCAGaaatgcagcagcaacagcctCCAATGCATGCCTATCCTGGTTACCCACCACCCAACCTGGAGGAGGACGGcatggaggcagaggaggatgGACTGGCTCCTTTGGAGAGTCAGCCCATTACATTCACACCTGAGGAAATGGAGAAGTACAGCAAGCTGCAACAGGCTGCACAGCAGCacatccagcagcagcttctgGCCAAGCAGGTAAAGACATTTCccaatgctgctgctgcggccgccgccgctgctgccgcAGCCGCCAACCTGGCTCCAGCGCCGCCTCCCCCAGCCCTGCAGCAGATCCACATTCAGCAGCCCACTGTGTCTGTAGCCTCCGGCACGTCGATCACCACAGTGCAACACGCCATTCTGCAGCACCATGCTGCCACCGCTGCAGCCATGGGTATCCACCCAGCACATCCCCACCACCCACACCCTGCTCATGCCCAGTTAGCCCAGGTACACCACATTCCCCAGCACCACCTTACCCCCATCTCCTTGTCTCCTTTGGGCCATTCACTTGGTCATTCTCTGGGACACTCACTAGGACATGCTGGACTGATTCCTGCCCACCCAACAGCCTTCCTCTCCGGTCAGCCTATACATATTATCCCAGCTTCTGCACTTCACCACACACCTTTAGCTCTCCACCATGTACCACATGCAGCCCTTTACCCCACTCTTTTCACACCCCGGCCCTCacaggctgctgcagcagcggCTCTCCAACTCCATCCACTGCTACACCCAATCTTCTCAGGGCAGGACCTCCAGCACCCACCTAACCATGGCTCTTGA
- the gpatch8 gene encoding G patch domain-containing protein 8 isoform X1 → MADRFSRFNEDRDFQGGNHFDQYEEGQLELEQASLDKPIESDNIGHRLLQKHGWKLGQGLGKTMQGRTDPVPIILKYDVMGMGRMEMELDYAEDATEKRRVLEVEKEDTEELRQKYKDQMEKEKAIAKALEDLRANFYCELCDKQYTKHQEFDNHINSYDHAHKQRLKELKQREFARNVSSRSRKGGKKQEKMLRRLHELAEQRKQQDRTPGSGPMFKTTTVAVDGEKGEDGDNMMTPENTALTDGAPDGSPSDKTTGPASPKPGPTISFSLGKSTSSSPTPSGASKVSVSFSFAKKAPVKLETAAAVFADHGEEAMEEEEGQEVEKAGAQEETSGCSTDSPRGGEGGGEGGEVISVAGVEEAQQSDDGGSLASTLNKLKMMMKKEEGYAGQEPQYYHYVPPAHCRVKPHFQFLLFMKATEQCQSKEEEDEQEGQEEKKVEDSCEQTEPPNITECKDEKEHGNVTLTPDPEPAPPSPKVKSEDSSLCAADTASIVPTSPTQKAENIQDTVCTLDSNSGPKIATGPFFPVLSKDESTTLQWPSELLEFTKTQPSLSYSCNPLYFDFKLSRNKGARGGKGAKSPKPCEESDDKGQEIAASTAEVDTTTKPGTSTDKDKPMIKGELGHLEGDEQKPATGSSSTKKKKKKKKHKKSAKHSKRKGKEKGAKEDAEGETEATQEKPKKKKKHKRKKSKNKAPDQDEATGDAGEKAKPKSEDKAVASSVQLTTGGGGATGNTGAELGKRKRTTKEVPCKSGAEEGGAGKGADKSNSSEEHSGTKRQKTDSSAPQSASCSTSAQKSPGPGRPPSSESEEEGGSKTQRSRHHRSSPREQRRHHSEESRRSCSRSSRRGDRRGSSRRRHRGQNSRSHSYSSSSERSSAGSSAYSHRSRSYSDSYSDYSTEGRRRRHSKRSSDSEYERRGSRGRRRSRRHQYSSSSSEDSRSRSRSYSRRKRHRRHHRSSSRSSSSWSRSTSARSWRRSYSRSHSSASRSSSSTKGSPRRRGPRGRADSDTHRRDFIRSRIYRSQSPRSSSSRGLNRNTHSSSSQALRPGGSRDAGEQKNTLTARQLLEKVQSKKSSDDSATGTKSGIKIKDPPQGYFGPKLPPTLGNKAMLPLFGKLQAGKKPLIPLTRPDEGEKSGAGKGSETEAEVILVEPIREFPPPPPPPAPPVQKVEEAPQSTVVQEETPQPNTEAQMHQEPRPLFEQEPSIMMPQYQGEAGQDPSQNPMMEALMPEMQQQQPPMHAYPGYPPPNLEEDGMEAEEDGLAPLESQPITFTPEEMEKYSKLQQAAQQHIQQQLLAKQVKTFPNAAAAAAAAAAAAANLAPAPPPPALQQIHIQQPTVSVASGTSITTVQHAILQHHAATAAAMGIHPAHPHHPHPAHAQLAQVHHIPQHHLTPISLSPLGHSLGHSLGHSLGHAGLIPAHPTAFLSGQPIHIIPASALHHTPLALHHVPHAALYPTLFTPRPSQAAAAAALQLHPLLHPIFSGQDLQHPPNHGS, encoded by the exons GGCGCACCGACCCTGTGCCCATCATCCTCAAATATGATGTCATGGGGATGGGACGGATGGAGATGGAG CTGGACTATGCAGAGGATgccacagagaagagaagagtgctcgaggtggagaaggaggacaCAGAAGAACTGCGGCAAAAATACAAG GACCAGATGGAAAAGGAGAAAGCTATTGCAAAGGCTCTGGAAGACCTGAGAGCCAATTTCTACTGTGAGCTATGTGACAAACAATACACGAAACACCAGGAGTTTGACAACCACATTAACTCCTATGACCACGCTCACAAGCAG AGGCTTAAAgagctgaagcagagagagTTTGCTCGTAATGTGTCATCACGTTCCCGGAAAGGTGGAAAGAAGCAGGAAAAGATGTTGCGCCGATTGCATGAGCTGGCTGAGCAGAGGAAACAACAGGACCG GACTCCAGGAAGTGGACCCATGTTCAAAACTACCACAGTGGCCGTGGATGGAGAGAAGGGAGAAGATGGCGACAACATGATGACGCCTGAAAACACTGCTTTGACAGACGGTGCCCCAGATGGATCGCCGTCAGATAAAACAACTGGCCCAGCCTCCCCAAAGCCAGGTCCAACTATCAGCTTCTCTCTGGGGAagagcacctcctcctccccaacCCCTAGTGGCGCATCCAAAGTCAGTGTATCCTTCTCTTTTGCCAAGAAAGCCCCAGTAAAGCTGGAGACAGCGGCAGCAGTGTTTGCCGATCACGGAGAGGAGGctatggaggaagaggagggccAGGAGGTAGAAAAGGCTGGAGCACAAGAGGAGACATCtggctgcagcacagacagccCTCGgggaggtgagggagggggtgaaggaggagaggtgaTTAGCGTGGCAGGGGTGGAAGAGGCGCAACAGTCTGATGACGGAGGCTCTCTAGCGTCCACTCTCAACAaactgaagatgatgatgaaaaaagaggaaggataTGCTGGACAGGAGCCTCAGTACTATCACTACGTTCCTCCAGCTCACTGCCGGGTGAAGCCTCACTTCCAGTTTTTGCTGTTTATGAAGGCTACTGAGCAATGTCagagcaaagaggaagaagatgagcaGGAGGggcaagaggagaaaaaggtCGAAGATAGTTGTGAACAGACGGAGCCGCCCAACATTACAGAGTGCAAGGATGAAAAGGAACACGGTAATGTCACTTTAACTCCTGACCCAGAGCCAGCTCCTCCATCACCTAAAGTGAAGTCGGAGGATTCCTCTCTGTGTGCAGCAGATACAGCTTCCATCGTACCCACTTCCCCTACGCAAAAGGCAGAGAACATACAGGATACTGTGTGCACACTGGATTCCAACTCGGGTCCTAAAATCGCCACAGGTCCCTTTTTCCCAGTTCTGAGCAAGGATGAGAGCACAACCCTTCAGTGGCCCTCTGAGCTCCTCGAATTTACAAAAACCCAGCCTTCTCTGTCTTACAGCTGCAACCCCCTCTACTTTGACTTCAAGCTGTCTCGCAACAAAGGAGCACGTGGAGGGAAAGGTGCAAAGTCCCCTAAGCCTTGTGAAGAGTCTGATGACAAGGGGCAAGAGATCGCTGCCTCAACAGCTGAAGTAGACACAACTACTAAACCTGGGACCAgcactgacaaagacaaaccaaTGATAAAAGGAGAGCTCGGCCACTTAGAAGGTGACGAACAAAAGCCTGCAACCGGCAGCAGTAgtaccaagaaaaaaaagaaaaagaagaagcataaGAAGTCTGCGAAGCACTCAAAAcgcaaaggaaaagaaaaaggagcaaAAGAAGATGCGGAGGGAGAGACTGAGGCGACACAAGAGAAgcccaaaaagaagaaaaaacacaaacgcaagaaaagcaaaaacaaagctCCAGATCAAGATGAGGCAACAGGTGATGCAGGGGAAAAGGCAAAACCAAAGTCGGAAGATAAAGCTGTTGCTTCTTCTGTTCAGCTGACAACCGGAGGAGGAGGGGCTACAGGAAATACAGGAGCAGAACTGGGGAAGAGGAAACGTACTACGAAGGAAGTGCCTTGCAAGTCtggagcagaggaaggaggggcCGGAAAAGGCGCTGACAAGTCCAACTCCTCAGAGGAGCATAGTGGCACCAAGCGACAAAAGACTGACTCCAGTGCACCTCAAAGTGCCTCCTGCTCCACTTCAGCCCAAAAAAGTCCTGGTCCTGGTAGACCTCCcagcagtgagagtgaagaaGAAGGGGGCTCCAAGACCCAACGGTCACGTCATCATAGGTCAAGTCCTCGGGAACAACGCCGCCACCATAGTGAGGAATCGAGGCGGTCCTGCAGCCGTTCTTCAAGACGGGGGGATAGACGGGGCAGTAGTCGTCGGCGCCATCGTGGCCAAAACTCCCGTAGTCACTCCTACTCCAGCAGCTCTGAGCGTTCCTCAGCAGGCAGCAGCGCCTACAGCCACCGCAGCCGCAGCTACTCAGACAGCTACAGTGACTACAGCACAGAGGGTCGCAGACGGAGGCACTCCAAGCGTTCGTCAGACTCCGAGTATGAGCGGAGGGGAAGCCGAGGACGTAGACGATCCAGGAGACATCAgtactcctcttcctcctctgaagACTCCCGCTCACGTTCACGCAGCTACAGCCGCAGAAAGAGGCACCGGCGGCACCATAGGAGCAGCTCAAGGAGCTCTAGTAGCTGGAGCCGCAGCACCAGTGCAAGATCCTGGAGGCGTAGCTATAGCCGTAGCCACAGTTCCGCCAGTCGCTCATCCAGTTCCACCAAAGGTTCCCCTCGCCGACGAGGTCCCAGGGGTCGAGCGGACAGCGACACACACCGCAGAGACTTCATCCGCTCTCGCATCTACCGCTCCCAGTCCCCACGGTCATCTTCATCACGAGGCCTTAACCGCAACACCCATTCATCCAGCTCACAGGCTCTGAGGCCAGGGGGGTCCCGAGATGCAGgtgaacagaaaaacacccTTACTGCACGCCAGTTGCTGGAGAAGGTTCAGTCTAAAAAAAGCTCTGATGATTCTGCCACAGGAACAAAATCTGGGATTAAGATTAAGGACCCACCACAGGGCTACTTTGGTCCCAAACTACCCCCGACCCTAGGAAACAAAGCCATGCTGCCACTTTTTGGGAAGCTGCAGGCAGGGAAGAAACCACTGATTCCCCTAACAAGACCCGATGAGGGGGAGAAATCAGGAGCTGGCAAGGGCTCTGAGACTGAGGCCGAGGTTATCCTGGTAGAGCCTATAAGGGAGTTCCCCCCTCCGCCaccacctccagctccaccagTCCAGAAGGTTGAGGAGGCGCCACAAAGCACAGTCGTCCAAGAGGAGACGCCGCAACCCAATACAGAAGCCCAGATGCATCAAGAACCCCGGCCGCTGTTTGAACAGGAGCCTTCCATAATGATGCCCCAGTACCAAGGAGAAGCAGGACAGGACCCTTCTCAGAACCCCATGATGGAAGCCCTCATGCCAGaaatgcagcagcaacagcctCCAATGCATGCCTATCCTGGTTACCCACCACCCAACCTGGAGGAGGACGGcatggaggcagaggaggatgGACTGGCTCCTTTGGAGAGTCAGCCCATTACATTCACACCTGAGGAAATGGAGAAGTACAGCAAGCTGCAACAGGCTGCACAGCAGCacatccagcagcagcttctgGCCAAGCAGGTAAAGACATTTCccaatgctgctgctgcggccgccgccgctgctgccgcAGCCGCCAACCTGGCTCCAGCGCCGCCTCCCCCAGCCCTGCAGCAGATCCACATTCAGCAGCCCACTGTGTCTGTAGCCTCCGGCACGTCGATCACCACAGTGCAACACGCCATTCTGCAGCACCATGCTGCCACCGCTGCAGCCATGGGTATCCACCCAGCACATCCCCACCACCCACACCCTGCTCATGCCCAGTTAGCCCAGGTACACCACATTCCCCAGCACCACCTTACCCCCATCTCCTTGTCTCCTTTGGGCCATTCACTTGGTCATTCTCTGGGACACTCACTAGGACATGCTGGACTGATTCCTGCCCACCCAACAGCCTTCCTCTCCGGTCAGCCTATACATATTATCCCAGCTTCTGCACTTCACCACACACCTTTAGCTCTCCACCATGTACCACATGCAGCCCTTTACCCCACTCTTTTCACACCCCGGCCCTCacaggctgctgcagcagcggCTCTCCAACTCCATCCACTGCTACACCCAATCTTCTCAGGGCAGGACCTCCAGCACCCACCTAACCATGGCTCTTGA